A single genomic interval of Antarcticibacterium arcticum harbors:
- a CDS encoding methyltransferase family protein, whose amino-acid sequence MKGTAYLVQSALVSLWWLGLVISKDFYQAFQFPGISGVAFNSFFAPDLFVITFLSIIRAYKPSRDLELIILGGFAYGSLYCVNASLFTSGGYLPTIIMLLGLFYNLFLVYQSNLFRESKSGNVWSNGFQTVIQILSIWSITLILFPWIIIDSFEIQMPSSQLIKVIAYVIIILSSLFGLSSAYFLVLYGNGTPLPAYQTNKLVVRGPYKYVRNPMAIAGIGQGLAISIYFSSIHLLIYTILGGLLWHIVVRPIEEKNMFKRFGKDYQLYRDNVKLWLPKIR is encoded by the coding sequence TTGAAAGGAACAGCCTATTTAGTTCAAAGCGCACTGGTCTCACTTTGGTGGCTGGGATTGGTAATTAGCAAAGATTTTTACCAGGCCTTTCAGTTTCCTGGAATATCGGGAGTGGCATTCAATTCTTTTTTTGCCCCGGATCTTTTCGTTATAACTTTTTTATCTATTATAAGAGCTTATAAACCCAGTAGAGACCTGGAATTGATTATTCTGGGAGGTTTCGCTTATGGTAGTTTATATTGTGTAAACGCTTCACTTTTTACCTCGGGGGGATACTTGCCGACAATCATTATGCTCCTGGGTCTTTTTTACAATCTATTTCTTGTATATCAATCTAACCTATTCAGAGAATCCAAATCTGGGAATGTATGGTCTAATGGATTTCAAACTGTTATTCAAATTCTTAGTATTTGGTCAATTACCTTGATTTTGTTTCCATGGATAATAATCGATTCCTTTGAGATTCAAATGCCCTCTTCCCAGTTGATAAAAGTAATAGCTTATGTGATTATTATTCTCTCCAGTTTATTTGGATTGTCCAGTGCTTATTTCCTCGTATTGTATGGGAATGGTACTCCTTTACCTGCTTATCAAACAAATAAACTAGTGGTAAGAGGTCCTTACAAATATGTGCGAAATCCAATGGCTATAGCTGGAATAGGTCAGGGACTTGCCATATCAATATATTTTAGTTCTATTCATCTTCTCATATATACAATATTAGGAGGTTTACTTTGGCACATTGTAGTTAGGCCGATAGAAGAAAAAAATATGTTTAAACGATTCGGAAAGGACTATCAGTTATATCGCGATAATGTAAAACTCTGGCTTCCAAAAATTAGATAA
- the xerA gene encoding site-specific tyrosine recombinase/integron integrase, whose amino-acid sequence MDRKYITLKNLLIEGKKCIGLKFFQDKVLQALVNELPNVEWSEEFNMHYVPNSSAAMDEIFEQFRGVAWVNCNHFFTNSGFSRNNEAIDVNWFRNRKQSEDYRRCPESYLLKLELKRYANNTVKTYVSCFEAFINHYRHIEPEHINENDIRAYLQKLIQEGSSNSYINQAINAIKFYYEVVMEMPNRFYGMERPRVEEKLPQVLAKEEVMAIIENTNNIKHRCVVSLLYSAGLRRGEVLNLKPGDIDGKRMLIRVESGKGNKDRYTLLSETLLKQLREYYIQWKPREYLFEGPRGQRYSAESVVRIVKGASRKAGIQKRVTPHMLRHSFATHLLESGTDLRYIQVLLGHKSSKTTEIYTHVATNIFFKIKNPLDS is encoded by the coding sequence ATGGACCGAAAATACATCACACTTAAAAATTTGTTGATAGAGGGGAAAAAATGCATTGGCCTTAAATTTTTTCAGGATAAGGTGCTGCAAGCCCTGGTGAATGAATTGCCCAATGTGGAATGGAGCGAAGAGTTCAATATGCATTATGTTCCCAATTCTTCAGCGGCCATGGACGAGATCTTCGAACAATTTCGCGGGGTTGCCTGGGTGAATTGCAATCATTTTTTCACCAATAGTGGTTTCAGCAGAAATAACGAGGCAATAGATGTAAACTGGTTCAGGAACCGGAAGCAATCTGAAGATTACAGGCGCTGCCCGGAGAGTTACCTTTTAAAACTTGAATTAAAGCGCTATGCCAACAACACTGTGAAAACCTACGTTTCCTGTTTTGAAGCTTTTATAAACCATTACAGGCATATAGAACCAGAGCATATCAATGAAAATGATATAAGGGCCTATTTACAGAAACTTATACAGGAAGGCAGTTCCAACTCCTATATCAATCAGGCAATTAATGCCATAAAATTCTATTATGAGGTGGTTATGGAGATGCCCAACCGTTTCTACGGAATGGAGCGGCCCCGGGTAGAGGAAAAGTTGCCCCAGGTACTGGCGAAAGAGGAAGTAATGGCCATTATTGAAAATACCAATAATATCAAACATCGCTGTGTTGTAAGCCTTTTGTATTCGGCAGGTTTAAGAAGGGGGGAAGTCCTTAATTTAAAACCGGGAGATATTGACGGAAAGCGAATGCTCATAAGGGTAGAGTCCGGCAAAGGGAACAAAGACCGATATACCTTACTATCTGAAACCTTGCTGAAGCAATTAAGGGAATATTATATCCAATGGAAGCCGCGGGAATATTTGTTTGAAGGCCCAAGGGGGCAGAGGTATTCGGCCGAAAGTGTGGTGAGGATAGTTAAAGGTGCATCGCGCAAAGCAGGCATACAAAAAAGGGTAACCCCCCACATGTTGCGGCACTCTTTTGCCACGCATTTACTGGAAAGTGGAACCGATTTACGATACATCCAGGTGCTTTTAGGCCATAAAAGCAGCAAAACCACTGAAATTTATACTCATGTGGCAACAAATATTTTTTTTAAAATAAAAAATCCCCTAGATTCGTAA
- a CDS encoding phage tail protein codes for MEGEAQDNLWPLPKFYFSVKFCLTDSTALFQEISGLETGPQVMEYRHGDSNQFSTINKSGKVTLKKGIFGNDDKFLKWYDAIKMNTIHRETVTIQLLDENGNASMTWTLLNAWLTKISSPDMKSNANEVVIETLELAHEGLTIGNV; via the coding sequence ATGGAAGGAGAAGCTCAGGATAATTTATGGCCACTTCCAAAGTTTTACTTCTCCGTAAAATTCTGTTTAACTGACAGTACAGCGTTATTTCAGGAAATTTCCGGTTTAGAAACAGGACCTCAAGTAATGGAATATAGACACGGTGATAGCAATCAATTTTCTACTATCAACAAGTCAGGAAAAGTTACTCTTAAAAAAGGCATTTTTGGTAATGATGATAAATTCTTAAAATGGTACGATGCCATTAAAATGAATACAATTCATAGAGAAACGGTAACCATTCAATTATTAGATGAGAATGGTAATGCTTCAATGACCTGGACACTACTGAATGCCTGGCTCACGAAAATTTCAAGTCCTGATATGAAATCAAATGCAAATGAAGTTGTAATTGAGACATTAGAGTTGGCGCATGAAGGATTAACTATTGGAAATGTGTGA
- a CDS encoding IS110 family RNA-guided transposase, with protein MNKSKQIYGVDISKNVFDVADSQGNHSQFKNDVKGFKSFLKTLSSESLVVMEATGYYHYRLAQFLYEQGIHVSVVNPLSVKRFIQMKLSRVKTDKSDAKAICEYATINEVPLYTAKDKNQAECLQLLRLIDIYLKQSTALKNKLHGEKTLGTPSKTVYHSLNRSLKAVQKEIKIMEDRLMEIVKEEQQKQLTLIKSIPGLGNKTAIMIIVLTDGFSNFENASQLCSYTGITPKLRQSGTSVRGRSRITKMGNAKLRNLLFMCSFSARKYNKACREIYERIIAKGKSKKLALIAVCNKLLKQAFAIAKSGLPYQENFVSKLA; from the coding sequence ATGAATAAAAGTAAACAAATTTATGGAGTAGACATTAGCAAGAATGTATTTGATGTAGCTGACTCCCAGGGGAACCATTCTCAATTTAAAAACGATGTAAAAGGATTTAAATCATTTTTAAAAACACTTTCATCAGAATCTCTGGTCGTCATGGAAGCTACCGGATACTATCATTACAGGCTTGCACAGTTCCTTTATGAACAGGGAATACATGTGTCTGTAGTTAATCCTCTTTCGGTAAAGAGATTCATTCAAATGAAACTTTCCAGGGTGAAAACAGATAAATCTGATGCTAAAGCTATCTGTGAGTATGCCACGATAAATGAAGTTCCATTATATACTGCCAAAGACAAGAACCAGGCAGAATGTTTACAGCTCCTACGCCTCATCGATATTTATTTAAAACAAAGCACTGCCTTAAAGAATAAGCTACATGGAGAAAAAACCCTAGGAACACCTTCTAAAACAGTATATCATTCATTAAACAGGTCTTTAAAAGCTGTACAGAAGGAAATTAAGATAATGGAGGATCGCCTAATGGAGATAGTCAAAGAAGAGCAACAAAAACAACTAACCCTTATAAAAAGCATTCCCGGCTTAGGCAACAAAACTGCCATTATGATTATCGTTTTGACTGATGGATTTTCAAACTTTGAAAATGCCAGCCAACTCTGCAGTTACACCGGAATCACTCCTAAACTACGTCAGTCTGGAACTAGTGTGAGAGGCCGCAGCCGGATAACGAAAATGGGGAATGCAAAGCTTAGAAACCTACTGTTTATGTGCAGCTTCTCAGCAAGGAAATATAACAAGGCGTGCAGGGAAATTTATGAGAGAATAATAGCAAAAGGAAAAAGTAAAAAACTGGCTCTTATCGCGGTGTGCAATAAACTATTAAAACAGGCATTTGCAATTGCAAAATCGGGATTGCCTTACCAGGAAAATTTTGTCTCGAAATTAGCTTAA